The genomic DNA agaataaaataatacGCATTCAACAGATTTTATGTAAAGACTTCGTAAACAGTCAGAAAAAGCATAACTTTTGCAAGGCTTAAGTTCATTCAGAAAGTATCTTTAAGacgaaaaatgataaaagaggggcaaaagtTACCAGAAGATcattcaaactcatcaatcaaaacaaaactgacaacgccgtgGCTGAAAAGGAACtcaaaacagacaaacaatagtacatcaaacacaatatataaaaataaagactaagcaacacgaactaaaccaaaaactgggggaGTGATTTCAGATGATCAAGAAGGTGAAGGAGAacttgctccacatgtggcacccgtcattTCGCTCATGTTGGTACAAGCCCTGTTATAAGTTTAATTCGGTAAGTCGTATTCGTGAACAGCAAACGGAATTGTAgtatatcataaggaacatatccgctTTAATTTGTGAAACTAATATTTAATAACAGTCTaacaactcgtgatggcgtccgtaaaatttacgaatgtATGATTTAAACACCGCCATtaggaactcttggtttaatagcttccttgtgagcagcaaccatCAATCAAAGAAATCTTGATAAGAAATACAAACCCGGAAATATTGTATCATTTGGGAAATATATATTCCTTATGCAGGCGATGCTGGAATGTTGTTACACAGAAATTGAAAGTTCCCAATATGAAATCACATATTTTGTcgtaaagatttgttttcaaccgaccctcattgtcaatttctagattcACGCCAATATATTAGGCAgatttaactgtatctgttgtatccgtTATATCTAGTTCGATAAATTTCCGTAACTTTATAAGTGCGCAGTAAACCGTCTTATGTTatgatatcaattttattaggaacatttatatataagcGACAATTTCCCTGATATACAACATGTATTAATTCTTGTTCTTTTTCAGGATGAATATGAAGAAAGCTTCTAATTACGGTCTAATATCTGAACTACATATACATTTCTCACCTTTTTCACCATAAGGAACTTCAGTAATCCCTGATCCATTACAATTGAATGGATTTTTACATGGACACCAACCTCGAAACACATTAGCATTAACATATTGATTTTCTACTACACAGACtacaatatataaatttcaatgttttgttttaatcaatgtacagttttatcaaatattaaatgatatttttattatgcttaatttttttaatcgGTTTTTAAACATGGACTGATATAAGCAGCCATTGCATTTTAAGCATCACGGAATTTCAATAACTTGTCAAAATCGATGTTTTACAATAAGTGTAAACGCAAGAATTGTTTACCTGAACCGATTTGCCCATATGGTCTACAAACTCCGGCGAAACTAATAGATCTTTTTTTCCGTCCTTTAAGATTTTCGACGACACAACACTGGTTATAGCCACATTCCTTTGAACTATTACATGGTTGAAGCTGAAAAATTAATAACATACAGTAATCTAAAAACTCTATAAAGATATATAACACGAGCA from Mytilus trossulus isolate FHL-02 chromosome 8, PNRI_Mtr1.1.1.hap1, whole genome shotgun sequence includes the following:
- the LOC134727534 gene encoding uncharacterized protein LOC134727534 — translated: MEKRIKLLVICFCVIIAVFEAKGKGVAPAVKDELQPCNSSKECGYNQCCVVENLKGRKKRSISFAGVCRPYGQIGSVCVVENQYVNANVFRGWCPCKNPFNCNGSGITEVPYGEKGEKCICSSDIRP